One stretch of Amycolatopsis sp. NBC_00345 DNA includes these proteins:
- a CDS encoding sensor histidine kinase, producing MGLVDRLVLFALALGRITDPGPLIRAPAPRAWYRAAEPAWIRLPAVPVPVPEAAVPVPGAAVAVPGAAAEPAAPFDRLLRTGAPIGRPVAAAQRPRGPGAPGAPCADARCAHHSTLVRLRRDLHDQVGSSLVGMAMQLEVVAQLLAADPEEATEVLDDVRSEARALVAQVRKFASTRDEAPPQQPCGGSIATAVSTMIQRMNRAVGDRLRIDLRLDREVDQAPREAASAAYWILREAVTNVLKHSRAATCSVSMTLEDGGIRVVVEDDGVGIPMPRRGGSGLGNIAARAREHGGWCRFEPRQPSGLTVLAVLPLRHLTPERRA from the coding sequence ATGGGATTGGTTGATCGACTAGTTTTGTTCGCGCTGGCACTGGGCCGGATCACCGATCCGGGTCCACTGATTCGCGCGCCGGCGCCCCGGGCCTGGTACCGCGCCGCGGAGCCGGCCTGGATCAGGCTGCCCGCAGTGCCGGTGCCGGTGCCCGAGGCTGCGGTGCCGGTGCCCGGGGCCGCGGTGGCGGTGCCCGGTGCCGCGGCCGAGCCGGCGGCACCGTTCGACCGATTGCTGCGCACGGGGGCGCCCATCGGCCGGCCGGTCGCCGCGGCCCAGCGGCCGCGCGGGCCAGGGGCACCCGGCGCGCCGTGCGCCGACGCGCGCTGTGCGCATCACAGCACCCTGGTCCGGCTGCGCCGCGACCTGCACGACCAGGTCGGGTCGTCGTTGGTCGGCATGGCCATGCAGCTCGAGGTGGTGGCCCAGCTGCTGGCCGCCGACCCGGAGGAGGCCACGGAGGTGCTCGACGACGTCCGCTCCGAGGCCAGGGCCCTGGTCGCGCAGGTGCGCAAGTTCGCTTCGACCCGGGACGAGGCCCCGCCGCAGCAGCCCTGCGGCGGCAGCATCGCCACCGCGGTGAGCACGATGATCCAGCGGATGAACCGGGCCGTCGGTGATCGCCTCCGGATCGACCTCCGGCTGGACCGCGAGGTCGACCAGGCTCCCCGCGAGGCCGCGTCCGCCGCCTACTGGATCCTGCGCGAGGCCGTCACCAACGTCCTCAAGCACTCCCGCGCGGCCACCTGCTCGGTGTCGATGACCCTCGAGGACGGCGGCATCCGGGTGGTCGTGGAGGACGACGGCGTCGGCATCCCGATGCCGCGGCGGGGCGGTTCGGGCCTGGGCAACATCGCCGCCCGGGCCCGCGAGCACGGCGGCTGGTGCCGCTTCGAACCCCGGCAGCCCAGCGGGCTGACCGTGCTGGCCGTGCTGCCGCTGCGGCACCTAACCCCCGAGAGGCGCGCATGA
- a CDS encoding alpha-ketoacid dehydrogenase subunit beta produces the protein MTRVLSYLQAVGEALDQQMGLDPTVVVFGEDNIGGTGCDGTLGHAWGPTQGLHERYPDRVFDAPITEAAFVGAAVGAAATGLRPVADLLFIDFAGVAFDQILNQAAKLRYMAAGRAGAPLVLRAMWGTGMRRGAQHSQALYPLFAHIPGLKVVLPSSPADAKGLMAAAIQDPDPVVFFEHKMLYFTQGEVPEDPYVTPLGQAATVRAGRDCTVVALGRMVHVALEAAAELSAAGIECEVVDPRTISPLDTETIYASVRRTGHLVVVDEANPRCGAAADIAAQVAEHAFDALRGPVRMVTAPHTPTPFSPVLEDAYAPSAGQVVAAVRSTVPYAEQERAS, from the coding sequence ATGACCCGAGTCCTGTCCTACCTACAGGCCGTCGGCGAGGCGCTGGACCAGCAGATGGGCCTCGACCCGACCGTGGTGGTCTTCGGCGAGGACAACATCGGCGGCACCGGCTGCGACGGCACGCTCGGCCACGCCTGGGGACCCACCCAGGGCCTGCACGAGCGTTACCCCGACCGGGTGTTCGACGCCCCGATCACCGAGGCGGCCTTCGTCGGCGCCGCGGTGGGCGCGGCGGCGACCGGCCTGCGACCGGTGGCCGACCTGCTGTTCATCGACTTCGCCGGCGTCGCCTTCGACCAGATCCTCAACCAGGCGGCCAAACTGCGCTACATGGCCGCGGGCCGGGCGGGCGCGCCGCTGGTGCTGCGCGCGATGTGGGGCACCGGGATGCGCCGGGGCGCCCAGCACTCGCAGGCGCTCTACCCGCTGTTCGCGCACATCCCCGGTCTCAAGGTGGTGCTGCCGTCGAGCCCGGCCGACGCCAAGGGCCTGATGGCGGCGGCGATCCAGGACCCCGACCCGGTGGTGTTCTTCGAGCACAAGATGCTCTACTTCACCCAGGGCGAGGTGCCCGAGGACCCCTACGTGACCCCGCTGGGCCAGGCCGCGACGGTCCGCGCCGGCCGGGATTGCACGGTCGTCGCGCTGGGCCGGATGGTGCACGTCGCGCTGGAGGCCGCCGCCGAGCTGTCCGCCGCCGGGATCGAGTGCGAGGTCGTCGACCCGCGCACGATCTCGCCGCTGGACACCGAGACGATCTACGCGAGCGTCCGCCGCACCGGCCACCTGGTCGTGGTCGACGAGGCGAACCCGCGCTGCGGCGCGGCGGCCGACATCGCCGCCCAGGTCGCCGAGCACGCCTTCGACGCGCTGCGCGGACCGGTGCGGATGGTCACCGCGCCGCACACGCCCACCCCGTTCAGCCCGGTACTCGAGGACGCCTACGCGCCCTCGGCCGGTCAAGTCGTGGCCGCGGTGCGGTCCACAGTCCCCTACGCAGAACAGGAGCGAGCATCATGA
- a CDS encoding outer membrane protein assembly factor BamB family protein — protein sequence MRVNKSKWRIAGIAAAVALVVPLGFFVRSAVAPVPPGSGVESFGASTGADWPTWQKDLSGSRYNAAESKITPATVAGLKLKWAYTYPDVPFARMGSQPAVTDGVLYVGGPDGKFRALDAKSGATRWTYDLTPVAGPWTDQNPNLIRDGAAVSGDLVYFGDSRGFVYGLDKRTGAKRWATRVDEHAATWMSSSPMVLDGKVYIGVSSNEAGSANLPTYACCSFSGHVEALDARTGSVVWNLPLLPPAKRIGTWPTGAPKYGPAGAAVWSSPVIDAETRTLYVGTGNAHTGTGAEEMENIDSVLAVDLDRGTIRWKRQMQYDDVHNQSCTWPDPAEYCPSHYNGNAKNFDFGATGNLYKINGRKVLGIAQKAGVFWAMDARTGETIWHTQLSTPDMAHEDPGSAGTPWGSSFDGKHIYVATWRGNPATLYSLDARTGRVEWKTTHPADGCGTGGAAKFADLCERAFPSAVSTTPGLVYEGSADGKMRIFSAADGRLLWQFDAVRDFQGVNGVTGMGRAIGANGGAVVVNGMLYVQAGYYPFYPSDGKGTVLLAFGL from the coding sequence TTGCGTGTCAACAAGTCCAAGTGGCGGATCGCGGGTATCGCGGCCGCGGTGGCGTTGGTGGTGCCGCTCGGGTTCTTCGTGCGGTCGGCGGTGGCCCCGGTGCCGCCGGGGTCCGGTGTGGAGTCGTTCGGCGCCTCGACCGGGGCCGACTGGCCGACCTGGCAGAAGGATCTGTCCGGCAGCAGGTACAACGCGGCCGAATCGAAGATCACGCCCGCGACCGTGGCCGGGCTCAAGCTCAAGTGGGCGTACACCTACCCGGACGTGCCCTTCGCCCGGATGGGCAGCCAGCCCGCGGTGACCGACGGGGTGCTCTACGTCGGCGGGCCGGACGGCAAGTTCCGCGCGCTGGACGCCAAGAGCGGCGCCACCCGGTGGACCTACGACCTGACCCCGGTCGCCGGGCCGTGGACGGACCAGAACCCCAACCTGATCCGCGACGGCGCCGCGGTGTCCGGCGACCTGGTGTACTTCGGTGACAGCCGGGGATTCGTCTACGGGCTGGACAAGCGGACCGGGGCGAAGCGGTGGGCCACCCGGGTCGACGAGCACGCGGCCACCTGGATGAGCAGCTCGCCGATGGTGCTCGACGGGAAGGTCTACATCGGAGTGTCGAGCAACGAGGCGGGTTCGGCGAACCTGCCGACCTACGCGTGCTGCTCGTTCAGCGGGCACGTGGAGGCCCTCGACGCGCGCACCGGCTCGGTGGTGTGGAACCTGCCGCTGCTGCCGCCCGCGAAGCGGATCGGGACGTGGCCGACCGGCGCCCCGAAGTACGGGCCGGCGGGCGCGGCGGTCTGGTCCAGCCCGGTGATCGACGCCGAGACGCGCACGCTCTACGTGGGCACCGGCAACGCGCACACCGGCACCGGCGCGGAGGAGATGGAGAACATCGACTCGGTGCTCGCGGTCGACCTCGACCGGGGGACGATCCGGTGGAAGCGGCAGATGCAGTACGACGACGTGCACAACCAGTCGTGCACCTGGCCCGACCCGGCCGAGTACTGCCCGTCGCACTACAACGGCAACGCGAAGAACTTCGACTTCGGCGCGACCGGCAACCTGTACAAGATCAACGGCCGCAAGGTACTCGGCATCGCGCAGAAGGCGGGCGTGTTCTGGGCGATGGACGCGCGCACCGGCGAGACCATCTGGCACACCCAGCTGTCCACTCCGGACATGGCGCACGAAGACCCCGGCAGCGCGGGCACGCCGTGGGGCAGCAGCTTCGACGGCAAGCACATCTACGTGGCGACCTGGCGCGGGAACCCGGCGACGCTGTACTCGCTCGACGCCCGCACCGGCCGGGTCGAGTGGAAGACCACACACCCGGCGGACGGCTGCGGCACCGGCGGCGCGGCGAAGTTCGCCGACCTGTGCGAGCGCGCGTTCCCCTCGGCGGTCTCCACCACGCCGGGACTGGTGTACGAGGGCAGCGCGGACGGCAAGATGCGGATCTTCAGCGCCGCCGACGGCAGGCTGCTGTGGCAGTTCGACGCGGTCCGCGACTTCCAGGGGGTCAACGGGGTCACCGGCATGGGCCGCGCGATCGGCGCCAACGGCGGTGCCGTGGTGGTCAACGGGATGTTGTACGTGCAGGCGGGCTACTACCCGTTCTACCCGAGCGACGGGAAGGGCACCGTCCTGCTCGCCTTCGGCCTCTAG
- a CDS encoding nitroreductase/quinone reductase family protein: MSGTAHLSPEGKRGKQLGAFDRLLAKFFTGTHRNVLKLTGSRVMAKMGGNEIGILTTTGRKTGRLRSHPVITIPDGEDRLIVATNAGAANHPYWVRNVLANPEVELELKGETRKMRAKVLEEAEKQELWPKLVKAYKMYDTMQNKTDREIPVVRLIPV, from the coding sequence GTGAGCGGAACCGCCCACCTGTCACCGGAAGGGAAGCGCGGCAAGCAGCTCGGCGCTTTCGACCGGCTGCTGGCCAAGTTCTTCACCGGTACCCACCGGAACGTGCTCAAGCTGACCGGCAGCCGCGTCATGGCCAAGATGGGCGGCAACGAGATCGGCATCCTGACCACCACCGGCCGCAAGACGGGCCGGCTCCGCAGCCACCCGGTGATCACCATCCCGGACGGCGAGGACCGCCTGATCGTCGCCACCAACGCCGGCGCCGCCAACCACCCGTACTGGGTCCGCAACGTACTGGCGAACCCCGAAGTGGAGCTGGAACTGAAGGGCGAGACCCGGAAGATGCGGGCGAAGGTGCTGGAGGAGGCGGAGAAGCAGGAGCTGTGGCCGAAGCTGGTCAAGGCTTACAAGATGTACGACACCATGCAGAACAAGACCGACCGCGAGATTCCGGTGGTACGCCTGATCCCGGTGTGA
- a CDS encoding nuclear transport factor 2 family protein: MSDHENIALMRKVYDAFGVGDVQTAGSYWTEDAVHHYPGRSPLSGEHHGLQESIAFAEQMFELTGGNLRMDVLEIGASDNHAFALLHTHYERKGRVLEMPFVNVARIEGGKIAEFWTYPNDLYAIDEFWNA; encoded by the coding sequence ATGAGCGACCACGAGAACATTGCGCTGATGCGCAAGGTCTACGACGCCTTCGGGGTCGGCGACGTGCAGACGGCCGGGTCCTACTGGACCGAGGACGCCGTGCACCACTACCCCGGCCGGAGCCCGCTCTCCGGTGAGCACCACGGGCTCCAGGAGTCGATCGCGTTCGCCGAGCAGATGTTCGAGCTCACCGGCGGCAACCTGCGGATGGACGTGCTGGAGATCGGCGCCAGCGACAACCACGCGTTCGCCCTGCTGCACACGCACTACGAGCGCAAGGGCCGGGTGCTGGAGATGCCGTTCGTCAACGTGGCCAGGATCGAGGGCGGCAAGATCGCCGAGTTCTGGACCTACCCGAACGATCTCTACGCCATCGACGAGTTCTGGAACGCGTGA
- a CDS encoding FAD-dependent oxidoreductase, which translates to MSTVIVIGGSVLGLGAALALADAGHEVAVVERAAEPLPSTVDEAASWHRPTVPQGLQSHAFASLGCNLLRERARDVYDGLLAAGAREINLADAPPPTLGRFEREAADDNLRMVLARRSTFELVLRERVLTRPGVTVTTGRTVRGLLTDPDDPDRVTGVRFDGGETQRADLVVDASGRKSAADAWLAEAGLPAREVASESCKIVYYTRYYRMLCDAPPGPLNRGFGAGGLWDHYTAVLFLGDNRTFSISFGVLPEDTELKALRTEEAFTAAVRATPLLAGWVAPGNSEPISPVYAMGSLDNSLRSPAPGSRPVKGFFAIGDSVCTTNPSYGRGVSLGLRHAFELADLLTEYPTVDERQAGEFQARTQALVRPWFEEAVANDRGRAGLWEATVSGGQPQRPPAGVVTFGLAAAAGSKDPVVWRRVANVMMMLRPPADLYADDEIRSRVGQVLAGGPPPQLPGASRAELLAAVRLPVA; encoded by the coding sequence ATGAGCACAGTCATCGTCATCGGCGGCAGCGTGCTGGGCCTGGGGGCCGCGCTCGCGCTGGCCGACGCGGGCCACGAGGTCGCCGTGGTCGAACGGGCCGCCGAACCACTTCCGTCCACTGTGGACGAAGCGGCGAGCTGGCACCGGCCCACCGTCCCGCAGGGCCTGCAGTCGCACGCGTTCGCCTCGCTGGGCTGCAACCTGCTGCGCGAGCGCGCCCGCGACGTCTACGACGGCCTGCTGGCCGCGGGCGCCAGGGAGATCAACCTGGCCGACGCCCCGCCGCCCACCCTCGGCCGGTTCGAGCGCGAGGCCGCCGACGACAACCTGCGGATGGTGCTGGCCCGCCGCTCGACTTTCGAGCTGGTGCTGCGCGAGCGGGTGCTGACCCGGCCGGGGGTGACCGTCACGACCGGCCGCACCGTGCGCGGCCTGCTCACCGACCCGGACGACCCGGACCGGGTGACCGGGGTGCGGTTCGACGGCGGCGAGACCCAGCGGGCCGACCTCGTGGTCGACGCCTCCGGCCGCAAGAGCGCGGCCGACGCCTGGCTGGCCGAGGCGGGGCTGCCCGCGCGCGAGGTCGCCAGCGAGAGCTGCAAGATCGTGTACTACACCCGTTACTACCGAATGCTTTGCGACGCCCCGCCCGGCCCGCTCAACCGCGGTTTCGGCGCGGGCGGGCTGTGGGACCACTACACGGCCGTGCTCTTCCTCGGCGACAACCGGACGTTCTCCATCTCCTTCGGCGTGCTGCCGGAGGACACCGAGCTGAAGGCGCTGCGCACGGAGGAGGCGTTCACCGCCGCCGTGCGGGCCACGCCGCTGCTGGCGGGCTGGGTGGCGCCGGGCAACTCCGAGCCGATCTCCCCGGTGTACGCGATGGGCAGCCTGGACAACTCGCTGCGCAGCCCCGCGCCGGGAAGCCGGCCGGTGAAGGGGTTCTTCGCGATCGGCGACTCGGTCTGCACGACCAACCCGTCCTACGGCCGCGGCGTCTCGCTGGGCCTGCGGCACGCGTTCGAGCTGGCCGACCTGCTCACCGAGTACCCCACCGTGGACGAGCGGCAGGCCGGCGAGTTCCAGGCGCGGACCCAGGCGCTGGTGCGGCCGTGGTTCGAGGAGGCGGTGGCCAACGACCGCGGCCGCGCGGGGCTGTGGGAGGCCACGGTCAGCGGCGGGCAGCCGCAGCGGCCGCCCGCGGGCGTGGTGACCTTCGGCCTGGCGGCGGCCGCGGGGAGCAAGGATCCCGTGGTCTGGCGCCGGGTGGCCAACGTGATGATGATGCTGCGGCCGCCCGCCGACCTCTACGCCGACGACGAGATCCGGTCCAGGGTGGGCCAGGTGCTCGCGGGCGGGCCGCCGCCGCAGCTGCCGGGCGCGAGCCGGGCCGAGCTGCTGGCCGCCGTGCGGCTGCCGGTGGCCTGA
- a CDS encoding response regulator transcription factor, protein MIDVLIADDHPVYRSGLSLLLNGLSRVRVVGEAHTGTEALSLTAQLRPRVVLMDVNLPRISGIEATRTIAGKWPETSVIIVTMLEDRDTFLAAMRAGARGYLLKGAASADVSRAIDTVCSGSILFDPLVSSWVVEHLTKPAAEGKPFPELTDRERAVLELVADGRGNAVIARELGLSVKTVRNYLSRIFAKLRLFDRTEAAVEARRAGLGS, encoded by the coding sequence ATGATCGACGTCCTGATCGCCGACGACCACCCGGTCTACCGCTCCGGCCTGAGCCTGCTGCTCAACGGCCTGAGCCGGGTCCGGGTGGTCGGCGAGGCCCACACCGGCACCGAGGCGCTCAGCCTCACCGCCCAGCTGCGGCCGCGGGTGGTGCTGATGGACGTGAACCTGCCCAGGATCAGCGGGATCGAGGCCACCAGGACGATCGCCGGGAAATGGCCGGAGACGTCGGTGATCATCGTGACCATGCTGGAGGACCGCGACACCTTCCTGGCGGCGATGCGAGCCGGCGCCCGCGGCTACCTGCTGAAGGGGGCGGCCTCGGCGGACGTGAGCCGCGCCATCGACACGGTCTGCTCGGGCAGCATCCTGTTCGACCCCCTGGTCTCGTCCTGGGTCGTGGAGCACCTGACGAAGCCCGCGGCGGAGGGCAAGCCGTTCCCGGAGCTGACCGACCGGGAGCGGGCGGTGCTGGAACTGGTGGCGGACGGACGCGGGAATGCCGTCATAGCAAGGGAATTGGGCCTGTCGGTGAAGACGGTGCGCAACTACCTGTCCCGGATCTTCGCGAAGCTGCGGCTGTTCGACCGGACCGAGGCGGCGGTGGAAGCCCGGCGGGCCGGCCTGGGCAGCTGA
- a CDS encoding thiamine pyrophosphate-dependent dehydrogenase E1 component subunit alpha: MYRTMRTIRAFEERLHAEFADGAIPGAVHLYAGQEAIAAGVCSVLGAEDYVASTHRGHGHAIAKGCDVTAMMLEIYGKAGGVCGGKGGSMHIADFGRGMLGANGVAAGGVPLSAGAALSAKVRGTDQVSVAFVGDGGANQGAFAETLVLARVWNLPVVFVVEDNGYAQATGTRFHLDSRDVAPRAEAVGIPATVVDGYDVRAVRAAAAEAVERARAGGGPSLVDCKAFRFFGHMEGWDQQGYRGAGEVEQLRATHDCLVLHRDHLLAESEATEAELTAVDTEVAALIDTAVAAAVAAPEPDLSELLTDVYAPV, encoded by the coding sequence ATGTACCGGACCATGCGCACCATCCGCGCGTTCGAAGAGCGGCTGCACGCGGAGTTCGCCGATGGCGCGATCCCCGGCGCGGTCCACCTGTACGCCGGCCAGGAGGCGATCGCCGCCGGGGTCTGCTCGGTCCTCGGCGCCGAGGACTACGTGGCCAGCACGCACCGCGGCCACGGGCACGCCATCGCCAAGGGCTGCGACGTCACCGCGATGATGCTGGAGATCTACGGCAAGGCGGGCGGTGTCTGCGGCGGCAAGGGCGGCTCGATGCACATCGCCGACTTCGGCCGCGGCATGCTCGGCGCCAACGGCGTCGCGGCGGGCGGCGTGCCGCTGAGCGCGGGGGCCGCGCTGTCGGCCAAGGTGCGCGGGACCGACCAGGTCAGCGTCGCCTTCGTCGGCGACGGCGGCGCGAACCAGGGCGCCTTCGCCGAGACCCTGGTGCTGGCCAGGGTGTGGAACCTCCCGGTGGTGTTCGTGGTCGAGGACAACGGTTACGCGCAGGCCACCGGGACCCGCTTCCACCTCGACAGCCGGGACGTCGCCCCGCGCGCGGAGGCCGTGGGCATCCCGGCCACCGTGGTCGACGGCTACGACGTGCGCGCGGTCCGGGCCGCCGCCGCCGAGGCGGTCGAGCGCGCCCGCGCCGGCGGCGGACCGTCCCTTGTGGACTGCAAGGCCTTCCGGTTCTTCGGCCACATGGAGGGCTGGGACCAGCAGGGCTACCGCGGCGCGGGCGAGGTCGAACAGCTGCGCGCCACCCACGACTGCCTCGTGCTGCACCGCGACCACCTGCTGGCCGAGAGCGAGGCGACCGAGGCCGAGCTGACCGCGGTCGACACCGAGGTGGCCGCGCTCATCGACACCGCTGTCGCCGCGGCGGTCGCCGCGCCCGAACCCGACCTGAGCGAGCTGCTCACCGACGTCTACGCACCGGTCTGA